The genomic stretch CATCCGGTGACCAACCCCGCCCCGACGTCGACCCCGCCACGCGAAGCCCGCCTGTGGAAGTCGCCGACAGCCTGGTTCGTGACGGCCTTCATGGGCTTGCAGTCGTTTCACTTCTACGTGACGGTCACGTGGTTGCCGTCGATCGAGCGCGTCGCCGGAGTGTCCGACGCGGCGTCGGGATGGCACCTGTCGCTCAGTCAGGTCGTCGGCATGCTCGTCGGCATACTGTGCACCGCGCTCATGGGGCGGCGGCAGGATCAGCGCGTGGTGGGGATGCTGACCGCGGTCCCGGTCATCGCCGGCTGCATCGGCCTGTGGCTGGCCCCGGGCGCCGTGCCCGCGCTCTGGGCGGCGCTGCTCGGGGCCGGCCAAGGCTCGTCGCTCCTTGTGGCCATGGCCCTCATCGCACTGCGCACGGCGACGCCGGCCTGGACGACTCGCCTGTCGTCGATGGCGCAGAGCATCGGCTACGGGCTCGCGGCGGTCGGCCCGTTCCTCGCCGGCGCCCTGAACGACCTCACCGGTTCGTGGTTGCCGGTCATCGCCCTCATCGGCGGCGCCGCCGCGCTCCAGGGAATCTCGGGCTATGGCGCTGGCCGCGACGTCACGATCGGGGCGTCTCCCGCCACGGCGAAACCCCGTGTCGGAGCGGGTGACACGCCCGGTACGCTCGAGCGAGGCGGCGCGGCCACCGCCGGGGGCGCAGCCGACGATGCCTTCGCCACGGGGGACGCGGGCGGGGCTGCCCGCGATGGGCGGACATCGCGCAGGACGGAGAAGGGCCAGCCATGACGAGCGCGCCGGGCGACGGCCGGGCCAGGCACGGCGATGTGAGCTTCGCCCGGCACTTCGCGCGGCTGTTCTCGTGTGCGCCCCAGTTCCTCGGCGATCCCGTCGACGTGCCCGGCGGTGGCCACGTCGCCATCGCCAGGTACGTCCACAACGGCATCGCCTCGGTCGTCACCCTCGGCCTCGAGCGCGTGTCGCTGCCCGGCGGCGCCCGCATCGAACTCCTCTGCGAGGTGGTCGAGACGCAGAAGGCGGCGGCCGAGGTCACCGTGCGCATCGCGCTCCAGCGGGTGATGGGCGCGCTCGGGGACGCCGCCAGAGGGCCGTTCCAGCCCGGCGACGTGTGGATCAACGATGTCCCGTTCCTCGCCGGCACGCGCATCCAGGCCATCGTCGGCGTCGACGCGCAGTGGAGCGGACGAGACCAGAACGTGCACGACGAGAACGGAGCGGTGGTCGGCTGGGTGAACGAGGTCGTCATGCTCACCAGGAACGAGGGGAAGCGCGTCGCGGTCGACGGGATCGTGCCGTTGATCGAGGCTGCGGCGGCAGCGCCGGCAGCCCGGTTCGACGTGTTGCGCGACGACATGGTCGAGCCGCCGGCGCCCGTACCGCGAGAGCCGTGCCTGGTGACGCTCGACGCCCTCGAGCGGGGCGTGCGCTGGATGCAGCGTGACGCTGACGGGCGTTACCTCGCGATCTCGTTGACCGAGTCGGCCGAGTACCTCGCCGACCCCGAGAACTTCACGGCGATCGCACTGGCCGAGATCGTCGTCGGCGTGCCCAGCCTGCGCGGGTTCGCGGCGCGCGCGCAACCGGGGGAGTACGCGATGCTTGAGGGAGACGTGTGGTCGTTCGGTGCCCTCAGCGATTCGGGCGCCCCCGCAGCGGGCACGCGTCCGAACCCGGCGAGCCCCCACGCGGCACCGCGCGAGCGGAGCCGCCGCGACCCTGAGGAGAGCGTGTGACCCGCAAGGACTACGGCGTGTTCCTGCCGAACGCGGCGGGCGGCTGGATGATCTCGTCGACGGCGCCCTACCCGCCGGCCGACTACGACTACAACCGCCAGGTCGCGCTCGCGGCCGACGGGTACGGCCTCGACTTCGTCATGGCCATGTCGAAGTGGCTCGGCTTCGGCGGGGCGACCGATCACTGGGGCGAGACGATCGACTCGCTCAGCCTCATCGCGGCGCTCGCCGAGGCGACCACGCACGTCGGCGTCTGGGGCACGATCCACTGCAACGTGCAGCATCCGGCCTTCGCGGCCAAGATCTTCACGACGCTGCAGCAGATCAGTCACGGCCGGGGTGGCATGAACATCGTCAACGGCTCGTATGCCGATGAGTTCCGCCAGATGGGGCTGTGGAACGACTCGATGTCGCACGCCGACCGGTACCGCATGACCGAGGCCTGGATGACGGCCGTCGACCGCCTCTGGACCGAGCCCGAGGTGACGATGAAGACCGACTTCTTCGTGCTCGACCGCTGCCAGTCGCGGCCGCACCCGGTGACGCGCCCGACGGTGGTGAGCGCGGGGAGGTCGGCGCTCGGCCGCAAGTTCCAAGCGAAGTACGCGGATGCCGCGTTCCTCGGCTCCGACAGCATGGCCGAGATGCGCGAGTTCGCGCGCGACGTGCACGATCAGGCTGCCGCACACGGGCGCACCTGTGGCACCTACGCCATGCTCACCCTCGTGATCGGTGAGACCGACGCGGCGGCCGAGCGCGCCGCGGCCGCCTATGCGCAGGGCATCGACCGGGTCGCGCTCGCGAACATGCGCAGCTCGTGGGGATGGGCGCAGGAGAAGGCGCTCTCGTGGGCGGAGGATGCGCCAGGCGACGAGGCGTTCCAGACGCCGTACATCACGGGCTCGCCCACCACGATCGCGGAGCGCGTGCACCGGGTGCTCGACGGGGCGGAACTCGACGGCATCATGCTCATCTTCCCCGACTACCTGCGCGACCTGCCGGTGTTCGGCACCGAGGTGCTGCCGCTGTTGCGGGCCGCCGACGGGTAGGCCCCTGTCACGCGACGAACGCGAAACGGCCGGGGCGGGCATCGGTCATGGATGCTCGCCCCGGGCGCGTGCGCGCGGTCCGCGTGTCAGTGGGTGTGGCCCGCCGCCTCTTCCCCGAATTTGAACGCGAGGCGGCCGTGCGCGAAGCCGCCGCCGGCGCGGATGGCGGTGGCGACCCAGGCGGCCTCGGCGAGCTCGGTCTCGGTCGCGCCCGCGGCGACGGCTCGCTTCGAGTGGGCGTCGATGCAGTAGACGCACTGCGTCGTGGTGCCGACCGCAACGGCGATGAGCTCACGGTACTTGAGCGGAATCTCGCGGCCCTCCTCCGCGAAGACGCTCTGGTCGAAGGCGACGAATGACTTCAGGATGTCGGGCGTCTCGTTCTTGTAGACCCTCGTGTAGGTGCCGTCGTGCTCGCGGTCGAAGTAGTCAGCCATGGTCAGCCTTTCGTGTTGAATGTCGTGGCGCGCGCGGTCACTCCCATCCCTCGTGCCGCGGTGCCGAAGGGCTCGTGCCGCGCTGGAATCGGATGCTGCGTGCCGCTCACGTCGAACGTCGCGCCATCGACGCACATTCCGCGAGCCCGCTACGGTCGCAGCACGACCTTGCCGCCGGCCTTGCCGCTCGACACGAGCTCCATGGCGTCGCGTCCGTCCGCGAGCGGATACGCGCGCGCGATCGGCACGACGAGCTCACGTGCGGCGGCGAGCGCGATGAGCCCCTGCCGGGCGGAATCGCGAAAGGCCGCGCTCGCGGGCTTGGCCCCGCCGATGTGCAGCAGGCCCTCGCGCTCGGCGGCGTCGGCGCGGACGATGGTGAGGATCCGGGCGCGATCCGAGACGAGCGCGAGGGAGACCTCGATCGCCTCATCAGTGCCCGCGGCGTCGAGAGCTGCCGCGACGCCCTCCGGCGCGAGCTCGCGAACGCGCGCTTCAAGGCCGGGTCCGTACGGCGTCGGCACGCCGCCGAATCGGCGCACCTCGTCCGCCCCGCGCTCCGAGCACGTGCCGATCACTCGCACCCCGAGCCGGGCCGCCTGCTGCAGGAAGCTGACGCCGACCGCGCCGGAGGCGCCGTGCAGCAGCACGGTCTCGCCGGTGGCTGCGTCGACGCGGTGCAGCATCTCGGCCGCCGTCGTGCCGACGAGCAGCAGGCCGGCCGCCTCGTCGAACGGGATGCTCGCCGGCTTCGCGAAGACGTCGCGCCCGGGCACGTTCGCGCGGGTGGCGTGCGAGCCGCGCACGCGAAAGGCGAGCACCTCGTCGCCGATCGCTCCGCCGCCCGAGGCGAGCTCGGCATCCGGACCCAGGTCGGCGACGACGCCCGAGAGCTCGTAGCCGAGCGGGAACGGCAGCGGGGCGTCGGCGGCGAGGCGGCCGACGGCCTTGAGATCGACGGGGTTGACGCCGGCCGCGCGCACGTCGATCGCGACCTCGCCGGGGCCCGGCGGTGGCAACTCGATGTCCTGCAGCTCGAGGGCGTCGAGCCCTTCCTGAGAGGTGGCAACCCAGCGCTTGTCCATGCGACGAGTCTTGTGCCACGGCGCGCGCGGGGTCAACCGGTGCGGGTGGCGGCGCGCACGAGGGATCAGGCGAGCAGGCAGCTCGCTGAGCGGCGGTGGCGGGTGGTGTGTCCGGGTCAGCGCGTCGGCTCGCCGCGGCGGGGGGTGGCCGGCCGGCGGAGCTGGGCGAGCAGGCCGAGGCCTGCGGCGAGGGCGACGACGCCGAGCGCGATGCCCGGCGCCATGCCGCCACCGTCCGTCACGGCGAGCGCGTCGTTCCCGGCCGAACCATCACCGGGCGACGGTGCCGCGGGAGACGACGTGCCGGCGGGCGTCGTGCCGCCAGGGCCCGAGGGTTGGCTCGTCGTCGGCGGGACGGACGCGGTGGGAGCTGGTGTCGTTGGCGGCGTGGTGCCGCCGCAGTCCTCCCCGTCGCCGCAGCCGTCGCCGACCGGCTCGACCAGGTCGCAATCGGTGCGCTCGTAGCCCTCGTAGTACGCGGTCGCGCAGACCTCGGTCGGGCTCGAGGGCCGCTTATCGCTCGTCAGGATCGCGCCGAAGCGGAACTCGCGCACCTCGCCGGCGGACATCGGCGCGTCGGCCTGGAAGGCGAAGAGGCCAGGCTCGGGGTCGACGGAGGCGTCCATCCAGCCGGGGGCGCCAGGGAACGACTCGTCAGGCATGCTGTTGTCGGCGAGGCGCACGGTCACGACCACCCTGATCGGGTCCGGCCCGCCGCCCGCCGGCTCGGGCAGGCGCACCTCGTACCCGAAGGAATAGGGCGTGCCCGACTCTCCGTAGACGCCGCCCCACTCGTAGTTGACGTCACCCTCGACAGTGCCGCCTGGTGGAAACAGCTGGATATCGCCGAAGTGCTCCGCGATCTCGATGGAGCACTGCACCATTGCGCCGGACGGCACCGTGAACGAGGCGCCGTACGTCACCTCGAACGGGCCGGTCTGAACACTCGAACACCTCCACGAGCTCCGGTCCCAGGCGTCGATGTCGAAGCCCGCCTGCGCGGTTGCTGACGCCACGACGAGAGGGGTGTAGGTGCCAGGCGGGACGACGAGTTCGGTCTCGTTGAACGAGCCGAGGGATATGCCCGATGCATCCTGCAGGACGATGTCGAAGTCGCTCTTGGCGCCGACGAGGTCCGGGCTCGGGCGGACGTCGAAGGCTCCGGTCACGCTGCCGTTGGGCGCGGGAACGTCCTCCCCGATGCTCCAGATCTCGGCGCAGGCGGTCGAGTAGCCGTCGAGTACGGGCACCTGGAAGCCCCCGCCGGTGTTCGCCGGCGTGAAGTACTCGTAGTCCGACTCGTCGAGCTCGTCGGCCGGGATGTCCGAGCGCCACCGCTGGCACCAGATCTCGTCAAAGGAGGAACCGGCCTCGGCTTCCGCGTTCGGCGTCGCGGTGACGGTGTAGGTGCCGCCGGCGACGTTTTCGACGACGAGCGCGGTTGGGGATTCGTCGTTCGTGTACGTCGCCGGTCCTGTCGCGACGACATCCCACGCGTACCCCGGGGGGTTGACGATGGGGTTGTCGGGGTCGCTCTCATCGAAGGCGAACATCTGGTAGATGAATGCGTCGCCTTCCGCGGCCGTGGCCGGCGCTGCGAATGCGACGGCGAGCATCCCTCCCCCGGCGATCGCGGTCGCGGCGCTCAACGCGACCGTGCCGCGCCATCTCGTCCACCTGCTCGTCGTCGTCTCCGTCACGTCGCACTCCCTGTACCTGACTGACCGACAGCCGTGTGCCGCCTGGATGCCCGCACACCACCTTCACAGGGGCGCGCGGACCCGGGAATCACCGCAGGCAGACAGTCGGTACGACTTTTGGTGATGGTGCGGTCGGGGCGAGCGTCCGAAGCGTCGGTCAGCCGACCGCGCGCGTCACGATTCCCGTCTCGAATGCGAGCACGACGAGCTGCACGCGGCTGCGGACGTCGAGTTTGGCCAGGATGCGCGTGACATACGTCTTCACGGTCGCCTCGCTGAGGTGCAGCGCTTCTGCGATCTCACGATTCGAGCGCCCTCTCCCCACCTCGACGAAGACGTCGAGCTCGCGTCGCGTCAGCGCGGCGAGTGGTGCCGGAACTTCGCCGCGTGCCGGGGGTCCGCCGCGGCGCCCGGCCGCGTCGCCGTCGGCGAACTGCTTCGCGAGCCGATCGAGCACCTCCGGGGCGAACGCCCTCCTGCCTTCGTGCGCGTCCCGCACCCCCTGACTCAGCTCCTCGGTCGACCCCGTCTTCAGGAGGTAGCCGAACGCGCCCGCCCGCAACGCGCCGGCGAGGTACGCGTCGTCGTGGAACGTCGTCAGCACGATCACCGCCGTCTCCGGGCGTAGCTCGAGCACCCGCCTCGTCGCTTCGACGCCGTCGAGCACGGGCATCTCGATGTCCATGAGCAGCACGTCGACGTCGTGCTCGGCGACATAGTCGACGGCCTCCTGCCCGTTGGCAAAGAGCGCGCGCACCTCGACGTCGGGCTCAGCGTCCAGGAGGGCGCCGAGCCCCGTCCGCACGAGCTTGTGGTCGTCGGCGATGGCGACGCGTATCATGCGTCCTCCTCGGGGGATGCGGGGGATGCGGGGGATGCGGGGATCGGGCCGGGTGACGCGGGGAAGCGGGGAGGCGGGGGCGGCTCGGCCGGCGGCGGTGCCGGGGTGTCGAGGGCAGGATAGCGCGCCACGACGAGGAACCCGGATGCGTCCGGTCCGGCCTCGAAGGTGCCTCCGCGCCCGGTGACCTCGTCACGGAGCCCGGCCAGTCCGGATCCGCGGCCGGGCCGGAGGGGGATGAGGGCGGTGGAGGAGGCGGGACCGTTCCGCACTGAGACTTCGAGCATCCCGTCGCTCGCGGCGACGCGCACGTCGACCGTCGCTCCCGCCGCGTACCTTGCGGCGTTCGTGAGGCACTCACGCACGATCCGGACGGCGAGCGGGTCCGGGGCGATCCTCCCTTCGTCGATCCTCATCTCGAGGCCCAGCGAGCGACCCGTGCGGGCGAGCTCGGCGATGGATCGCGCCGATGTGTCCGGGCGGAGCTGCTCGGCGAACCCGCCGAGCTCGCGTGAGGACGCGGCCGCGACGTCGGCGATGGCGTCGAGCGCTGCTCGCCTGCCCGCGCGGCTGGCACCTGCTGCGGCCTGGGCCTGCAGGCTGATTCCTACGATCGCGTGGCTCACCACGTCGTGAAGCTCGCGCGCCATGCCGCGCCGTTCGTTCCGCTCGGCCTCGAGCCGGGCGGTCGCCGCATGGGCGAGGAGGCGCGCCGCCCTGGCCTCCTCCGCCTGGGTCACGTGGTCCCGCTCCGCCCACGCGTGCGCCCCGAACAGGGTGAGCAGGGCGGCGAGCACGATGAAGCCGGCGCTCGATCGCCCGTGCTGTACGCCGAGGACGACGCCGGAGGCGACGGTCACGCCGAGGGCGAGGTACGTGCGCCAGCCGTCGCGCCATGGACGACGCGGATCGATGGCGCTCGCCAGACGCCAGCACAGCGTGAGGAGGGCGACGCCGGTCGGCACGAGCGCCTCGGGTGCGTGCGGCATGTCGAGGGCGGCGCCGATGAACGCGGTCGCCGCGAGGCCGGCAGCCACCAGCGGTGTCCGGCGTGCCGCAACGGCGGCGAGCGGGAGGAGGGCGGCAAGCAGCGCGTAGGCGAAGCGCGTCCAGTCGCCCCCGAGGAGTTCCGTGCCGACGAGCATCGCCACACTCCCACCGAGCGCGAATGCGGCGCCGACCGCGACGCGCCGGGCGAGGGGCGCTGCGCGGTGCAGTGCTCGTGCTCGGCGAGCTGCGGTGGCGCCGGCGGGTGACGGTGCTGTCGGCGGTGCGTCCTCGTGTGTCGGCGCGGCGGAGCCTGTCGGTGCCGCCGCGACGCTCGAGCGCCGCGCACGGTCGCCGGTCAGGGTGGCGAGGTCGGCGTGCAGCGCGACGAGTGCCTCGTCGGCCGCCCGTCGGATCGCCGAGAGCCACTCGAGCTCGGGCCACTCGCGAGCGCTCCTGGCGAGCCGGGCGATGGACGCGAGTGATGCCTGGAGATCGCCGACGGTGCTCTTCGCGAGCCGGCGCCGTTCGCCGGCGGCGGAGGCGGTGGCGAGCTCTTCGATGTCGACGGCCGCGGCCTGTTCCGCGACGCGCACGGCGGCCGCGGCCGCCACCGCGCGCCGGTGCACGAGCACGCCGAAGCCCCAAGCGATGCCGTAGACGGTTCCGGCGGAGAGCAGGGCGGACAGCCACAGTGATGGCCGCAGCATCGAGGTGAGCGTGAAGCCGGCGACGGCGACGATGCCGATGGGAATCGGCCGCCCCGACCGGCCGAGCCAGTTGAGCGAGGCGAACGTCGGCAGGAGGAGCTCGACGTCGCCGAACGGCCGCCCGTCGATCGCCATGAGCCCGCTCGACGCGAGCACGATCGCCGTCGCGACGATCGGCCGCTCGGGCATGACGAGCATGGCCAGCACGCACGCGGGCACGGCGAGCCACGCGAGCCGGGGCTCCGGGAGGAGGAAGAACGCCATCCACGCCGCTGTCGCGCCCGCGGTGATCCACCGGTTCGGGAACATGGTCGAGGCACCGTTCATCGACCCCGTGCCCGGTTGCACGCCGCGAGGGGGCCGGGGCGCCGGGGTCTCCGACGGTGTCATGACCTCACTCTAGAGACGTGCTGGCCTCGCGTCAGCGGTGGTTCTGCGGTTCGCTGGTGGGTCTTCGGTACGGTGCCGTTCAGTCGCGCGAGCTCGCGTTGACCTCGCCAGAGCCCTGTTGGCCGGTGAGGGCGGCGATGGCCGCCATGATGCGCTCCGTCGCGATCGCGCGTGCCCTGCCGCCCGGGAGCGCGGCGAGGTCACTGAGGTCGATCGGCGTCCCGTAGCGCACCTCCGCCCGCATGCCACCCGCCCGGCGGGGCAGCAGGTGCCGGAACGCGCGCATGGCGTCGGTGCCGATGAGCCCGACGGGCACGACGGTCGCGCCCGTGTCGAGGGCCATCCACGCGGCGCCGGGGTGGCCCCTGTGGAGCTTGCCGTCGCGGGAGCGGGTGCCTTCCGGGAACACGCCGAAGGCGCTGCCGGCTCGCAGGATGCTGCTGCCCGCGTCGAGTGCGCTCCTCGCGTCGCGCCCGGCGGCGCGGAGCACGGGAACGCCGCCGATCGACTGGAAGAACCACT from Pseudoclavibacter endophyticus encodes the following:
- a CDS encoding CynX/NimT family MFS transporter — protein: MTSASKPAPGAGARGAPSPQRGSRAPVMTAATMSALVSIVLVAAVLRPALTSFGPVVERIDAELGIGSTALGVLGSLPIVCFAVVSAGAQVPARRFGIDRVVLVALVVLAVGLAVRFLPGQAPLWIGTALVGIGIAVGNVLLPSAVKLWFPSRVSLASGVYTSVLVAFAALGSGLSVPIAEAAGGNWRLALGASLPLVLVGVVWWAVRIARSSAAAAAAATAATAQGHPVTNPAPTSTPPREARLWKSPTAWFVTAFMGLQSFHFYVTVTWLPSIERVAGVSDAASGWHLSLSQVVGMLVGILCTALMGRRQDQRVVGMLTAVPVIAGCIGLWLAPGAVPALWAALLGAGQGSSLLVAMALIALRTATPAWTTRLSSMAQSIGYGLAAVGPFLAGALNDLTGSWLPVIALIGGAAALQGISGYGAGRDVTIGASPATAKPRVGAGDTPGTLERGGAATAGGAADDAFATGDAGGAARDGRTSRRTEKGQP
- a CDS encoding LLM class flavin-dependent oxidoreductase; protein product: MTRKDYGVFLPNAAGGWMISSTAPYPPADYDYNRQVALAADGYGLDFVMAMSKWLGFGGATDHWGETIDSLSLIAALAEATTHVGVWGTIHCNVQHPAFAAKIFTTLQQISHGRGGMNIVNGSYADEFRQMGLWNDSMSHADRYRMTEAWMTAVDRLWTEPEVTMKTDFFVLDRCQSRPHPVTRPTVVSAGRSALGRKFQAKYADAAFLGSDSMAEMREFARDVHDQAAAHGRTCGTYAMLTLVIGETDAAAERAAAAYAQGIDRVALANMRSSWGWAQEKALSWAEDAPGDEAFQTPYITGSPTTIAERVHRVLDGAELDGIMLIFPDYLRDLPVFGTEVLPLLRAADG
- a CDS encoding carboxymuconolactone decarboxylase family protein; translation: MADYFDREHDGTYTRVYKNETPDILKSFVAFDQSVFAEEGREIPLKYRELIAVAVGTTTQCVYCIDAHSKRAVAAGATETELAEAAWVATAIRAGGGFAHGRLAFKFGEEAAGHTH
- a CDS encoding quinone oxidoreductase family protein; translation: MDKRWVATSQEGLDALELQDIELPPPGPGEVAIDVRAAGVNPVDLKAVGRLAADAPLPFPLGYELSGVVADLGPDAELASGGGAIGDEVLAFRVRGSHATRANVPGRDVFAKPASIPFDEAAGLLLVGTTAAEMLHRVDAATGETVLLHGASGAVGVSFLQQAARLGVRVIGTCSERGADEVRRFGGVPTPYGPGLEARVRELAPEGVAAALDAAGTDEAIEVSLALVSDRARILTIVRADAAEREGLLHIGGAKPASAAFRDSARQGLIALAAARELVVPIARAYPLADGRDAMELVSSGKAGGKVVLRP
- a CDS encoding response regulator, whose amino-acid sequence is MIRVAIADDHKLVRTGLGALLDAEPDVEVRALFANGQEAVDYVAEHDVDVLLMDIEMPVLDGVEATRRVLELRPETAVIVLTTFHDDAYLAGALRAGAFGYLLKTGSTEELSQGVRDAHEGRRAFAPEVLDRLAKQFADGDAAGRRGGPPARGEVPAPLAALTRRELDVFVEVGRGRSNREIAEALHLSEATVKTYVTRILAKLDVRSRVQLVVLAFETGIVTRAVG
- a CDS encoding sensor histidine kinase, translated to MTPSETPAPRPPRGVQPGTGSMNGASTMFPNRWITAGATAAWMAFFLLPEPRLAWLAVPACVLAMLVMPERPIVATAIVLASSGLMAIDGRPFGDVELLLPTFASLNWLGRSGRPIPIGIVAVAGFTLTSMLRPSLWLSALLSAGTVYGIAWGFGVLVHRRAVAAAAAVRVAEQAAAVDIEELATASAAGERRRLAKSTVGDLQASLASIARLARSAREWPELEWLSAIRRAADEALVALHADLATLTGDRARRSSVAAAPTGSAAPTHEDAPPTAPSPAGATAARRARALHRAAPLARRVAVGAAFALGGSVAMLVGTELLGGDWTRFAYALLAALLPLAAVAARRTPLVAAGLAATAFIGAALDMPHAPEALVPTGVALLTLCWRLASAIDPRRPWRDGWRTYLALGVTVASGVVLGVQHGRSSAGFIVLAALLTLFGAHAWAERDHVTQAEEARAARLLAHAATARLEAERNERRGMARELHDVVSHAIVGISLQAQAAAGASRAGRRAALDAIADVAAASSRELGGFAEQLRPDTSARSIAELARTGRSLGLEMRIDEGRIAPDPLAVRIVRECLTNAARYAAGATVDVRVAASDGMLEVSVRNGPASSTALIPLRPGRGSGLAGLRDEVTGRGGTFEAGPDASGFLVVARYPALDTPAPPPAEPPPPPRFPASPGPIPASPASPASPEEDA
- a CDS encoding lysophospholipid acyltransferase family protein encodes the protein MTSNDAVPVGSTPLPRPGAVYFIGRAVLRPLFWMLYRPRVVGRRNVPAAGPVLLASNHLSSWDTVLIPVTAPRPVQFLTKSSYFTRSGRLGALMKWFFQSIGGVPVLRAAGRDARSALDAGSSILRAGSAFGVFPEGTRSRDGKLHRGHPGAAWMALDTGATVVPVGLIGTDAMRAFRHLLPRRAGGMRAEVRYGTPIDLSDLAALPGGRARAIATERIMAAIAALTGQQGSGEVNASSRD